One window of the Thermodesulfomicrobium sp. WS genome contains the following:
- a CDS encoding ribonuclease J has product MAVPSVTITPLGGFGEIGMNCLVLETPQSMLVVDCGLMFPDAVLYGVDVVIPRLDFIFERRHKLAGIVLTHGHEDHIGALPWLLPGLSRPPVYGSEFTLRLVLKKLQERGQEHLWDPRPVRAADRVEVGDVACTFIAVCHSIVEGFGLGLETPAGRMIHTGDFKLDPTPLGGHTTDLEAFARFAQPGVQLLLADSTNVEREGQSLSEREIQTTLDEVIRQAPGRVLVTLFSSHIQRIQEILDIAAAQGRTVAFTGRSLSINMEIARDLGLLRMDPGRCHPLEFLPASARDRAIILLTGSQGEPLSALSRVARGEHRQLAIEPGDLVILSSSFIPGNTRAITRVINDLYRLGATVLHEKIQAIHASGHAHREELATMIRTVQPKFFIPLHGEYRHLVKHAQLAVECGVAPERALVLEDGHPVTLMADGNIRLEDPVAADSVLVDGKGVGDVGQSVLKERQILAGEGMVVALLVQDEYGTVVFGPSLQSKGFIFEQQFAHLLQDAQCLILDIVESDPRQDARKMEDRIRQSLRRFFRNVLDRDPIVVPIVVRV; this is encoded by the coding sequence ATGGCTGTACCTTCGGTGACCATCACGCCCCTGGGAGGGTTTGGCGAAATCGGCATGAATTGCCTGGTGCTGGAGACGCCACAGAGCATGCTCGTGGTGGATTGCGGACTCATGTTTCCGGACGCCGTGCTCTACGGGGTGGACGTGGTCATCCCGCGTCTGGATTTCATTTTCGAGCGCCGCCACAAGCTGGCCGGCATTGTCCTCACCCACGGTCATGAAGACCATATCGGCGCTTTGCCGTGGCTGCTCCCCGGGCTCTCCCGGCCGCCGGTGTATGGATCTGAGTTCACCTTGCGCCTGGTGCTCAAGAAGCTCCAGGAGCGGGGCCAAGAGCACCTTTGGGACCCTCGGCCGGTGCGCGCTGCAGACCGCGTGGAGGTAGGCGACGTTGCCTGTACGTTCATCGCCGTATGCCATTCCATCGTGGAAGGCTTTGGCTTGGGGCTGGAGACCCCGGCCGGCCGCATGATCCACACCGGGGATTTCAAGCTCGACCCCACGCCGCTCGGCGGCCATACCACGGACCTGGAGGCCTTTGCCCGCTTTGCCCAACCCGGGGTACAGCTCCTTTTGGCCGACTCCACCAATGTGGAGCGCGAGGGGCAATCCCTGTCCGAGCGCGAAATCCAGACGACCCTCGATGAGGTCATCCGCCAGGCCCCCGGCCGGGTGCTAGTGACCCTTTTTTCCAGTCATATCCAACGCATTCAAGAGATTCTCGACATCGCCGCAGCCCAAGGCCGTACCGTGGCATTTACGGGCCGCAGCCTGTCCATCAATATGGAGATCGCCCGGGATTTGGGGCTTTTGCGCATGGATCCGGGTCGGTGCCATCCATTGGAGTTTCTGCCGGCGAGCGCCCGGGACCGGGCCATCATCCTGCTTACCGGCTCCCAGGGCGAGCCCCTTTCCGCCTTGAGCCGCGTGGCCCGGGGCGAGCACCGGCAGCTTGCCATCGAACCCGGGGATTTGGTGATCCTCTCCTCGAGCTTCATCCCCGGCAACACCCGGGCCATCACGCGGGTCATCAACGACCTCTACCGCCTCGGCGCCACGGTGCTGCACGAAAAAATCCAGGCCATCCACGCCTCGGGTCACGCCCACCGCGAGGAGTTGGCCACCATGATCCGTACGGTGCAGCCCAAGTTTTTCATCCCCCTGCATGGCGAATACCGGCATCTGGTCAAGCACGCCCAACTGGCGGTGGAATGTGGTGTTGCGCCGGAACGGGCCTTGGTGCTCGAAGACGGCCACCCGGTGACCTTGATGGCCGATGGGAACATCCGCTTGGAAGATCCGGTGGCGGCGGATTCGGTGCTCGTGGACGGCAAGGGTGTCGGCGACGTGGGCCAGAGTGTGCTCAAGGAGCGGCAGATCTTGGCGGGCGAAGGCATGGTGGTGGCGCTTTTGGTCCAGGACGAGTACGGCACCGTGGTCTTTGGGCCGAGCCTGCAGTCCAAGGGCTTTATTTTTGAGCAGCAATTTGCCCACCTGCTCCAGGACGCCCAATGTCTCATCCTCGACATCGTGGAGTCGGATCCCCGTCAGGACGCCCGCAAGATGGAAGACCGCATCCGCCAATCCCTGCGGCGTTTTTTCCGCAACGTCTTGGATCGCGACCCCATTGTCGTGCCCATCGTGGTGCGGGTGTAG
- a CDS encoding TolC family protein, which translates to MPCGKTNLFGVLLMVALLAAPPLRAEETPAPLTMEKAVEEGLRANQGIQAAQSAMARAEAALKAAWGALLPRVDATYVRNRIHNDSEASERDADYLNQHTTTWTINLRQPLFYGGALVNQVAKARLERTRQKLLLRQTQVELASDIRQTFVNILWYRATARAYATSVERLRGHLQAAQAFFQVGEKPWLAVLEAQVDLADAEQNLAKARNQERVFTVKLQSLLGRSTEENAHFAGELADFVGEFPYSREECIARASALRPDIRALEAMVEMADKDMRIAASDALPRVSLNLGYTDQNIDYDNYPQAEVNRQYVSGGVQVQWNLFAGGQTYQEVQQARHDKDRLSAKRDEARTQARSEITQFFLEMQDARSRMDVAKASMASAQEAFEMAEVRFKTGEGTATDVLDAQTRVVNAELSLARARAEYLQAQFALLRAVGVLNVNEIFSFSVAED; encoded by the coding sequence ATGCCATGCGGGAAAACTAATCTCTTCGGCGTACTCCTGATGGTGGCGCTGCTGGCCGCCCCACCCCTGAGGGCGGAGGAAACCCCTGCGCCGCTCACCATGGAAAAGGCGGTGGAAGAAGGGCTGCGCGCCAACCAGGGCATCCAAGCCGCCCAATCGGCCATGGCCCGCGCCGAGGCCGCGCTCAAGGCCGCCTGGGGCGCGCTTTTGCCGCGCGTGGACGCCACCTATGTCCGCAACCGTATCCACAACGACAGCGAAGCCTCGGAGCGCGACGCCGACTACCTCAATCAACACACCACGACCTGGACCATCAATCTGCGCCAGCCGCTCTTTTACGGCGGCGCGTTGGTGAACCAAGTGGCCAAGGCGCGGCTCGAGCGCACCCGCCAAAAACTCCTGCTGCGCCAAACCCAAGTGGAGCTGGCAAGCGACATCCGTCAGACCTTCGTCAACATCCTCTGGTACCGGGCCACGGCCCGGGCCTACGCCACTTCGGTGGAACGGCTCCGCGGCCATCTCCAGGCCGCCCAGGCCTTTTTCCAGGTGGGGGAAAAGCCGTGGCTGGCGGTCCTGGAGGCGCAAGTGGATCTGGCCGATGCAGAACAAAACCTGGCCAAGGCGCGCAACCAGGAGCGGGTCTTCACGGTGAAGCTGCAAAGCCTCTTGGGCCGCTCCACCGAAGAAAACGCCCATTTTGCCGGCGAACTGGCGGACTTCGTGGGAGAATTCCCCTATTCACGCGAAGAATGCATCGCCCGCGCCAGCGCCCTGCGGCCGGATATCCGCGCCCTGGAGGCCATGGTGGAGATGGCGGACAAAGACATGCGTATCGCCGCCTCCGACGCCTTGCCGCGGGTCAGTCTCAATCTCGGCTACACGGACCAGAATATCGACTACGACAACTATCCCCAGGCAGAGGTAAACCGCCAATACGTCTCCGGCGGGGTGCAGGTGCAATGGAACCTCTTCGCCGGCGGCCAGACCTATCAGGAAGTCCAGCAGGCCCGCCATGACAAGGACCGCTTGAGCGCCAAACGCGACGAGGCCCGCACCCAGGCGCGCTCGGAGATCACCCAGTTTTTCCTGGAGATGCAGGATGCCCGCAGCCGCATGGACGTGGCCAAGGCATCCATGGCCTCGGCCCAGGAGGCCTTCGAGATGGCGGAAGTGCGCTTCAAGACCGGGGAGGGCACGGCCACGGACGTGCTCGACGCCCAAACCCGCGTGGTCAACGCCGAACTCTCGCTCGCCCGCGCCCGGGCCGAATACCTCCAGGCCCAGTTTGCCCTGCTGCGAGCCGTGGGCGTGCTCAACGTCAACGAGATCTTTTCCTTTTCCGTGGCGGAAGACTAG
- a CDS encoding HlyD family type I secretion periplasmic adaptor subunit, with product MTSKKKNDLLTPDNPRTIITAGLVVIFLFFGVLGTWAAVFKLAGAVIASGEVRASTNRKAVQHLEGGIVKEILVQDGSRVHKGDVLIRLQGEQTRSSVDLLRGQLDVHLAAEARLEAERALAKQVHWPEELTRRNAEPNVTAILTAEDKLFQTRRTTLESQIALIKAQIEQINEQIQGYNEQLRSTEAIIRSLEEELRGKRTLLEGRYIEKSRILELERMLASHQGRRGEILSTLGQLREKSAELTLRINSIKDEFVQQATAQLTDTKARILELRERLRPLEDALARLDITAPIDGTVVNLAVHSVEGVIRPGETLMEIVPENEPLILDCKIPTQDITHVYVGQPAEVQLVAFKSRTTPMIPGKVVYVSADRVLSRTPHGDMPTYVVHVEVDRAELDKHNLYLSPGMPVAAFLTTKERTVLAYFIDPLLENLRHAMREN from the coding sequence ATGACTTCCAAAAAAAAGAACGACCTCCTCACCCCAGACAACCCGCGGACCATCATCACTGCGGGACTGGTCGTCATCTTCCTCTTCTTCGGCGTGCTCGGCACCTGGGCCGCGGTGTTCAAACTGGCCGGCGCGGTCATCGCCTCGGGCGAGGTGCGTGCGAGCACCAACCGCAAGGCCGTCCAGCACCTGGAGGGCGGGATCGTCAAAGAGATCCTCGTGCAGGATGGCAGCCGCGTGCACAAAGGCGACGTACTCATCCGCCTGCAGGGGGAACAGACCCGATCCTCGGTGGACCTGTTGCGCGGCCAGCTCGATGTGCACCTGGCGGCGGAAGCGCGGCTGGAGGCCGAACGCGCCCTGGCCAAGCAGGTCCATTGGCCCGAAGAACTCACCCGCCGCAACGCGGAGCCCAACGTGACCGCCATCCTTACGGCCGAAGACAAGCTCTTCCAGACCCGGCGCACCACCCTGGAGAGCCAAATCGCCCTGATCAAGGCGCAGATCGAGCAAATCAACGAACAAATCCAGGGATACAATGAGCAACTCCGTTCCACGGAAGCCATCATCCGCTCCCTGGAAGAAGAACTGCGGGGCAAACGGACGCTCTTGGAAGGCCGCTACATCGAAAAATCCCGCATTCTGGAGCTGGAGCGCATGCTCGCCTCCCACCAAGGCAGGCGCGGAGAAATCCTGAGCACTTTAGGTCAGTTGCGGGAAAAATCCGCGGAGCTGACGCTGCGCATCAATTCCATAAAAGACGAATTCGTGCAGCAAGCCACGGCCCAACTCACCGACACCAAAGCCCGCATCCTCGAGCTGCGCGAACGCCTGCGGCCCTTGGAAGACGCCCTGGCCCGCCTGGACATCACCGCGCCCATCGACGGCACCGTGGTCAACCTGGCGGTGCACTCCGTGGAAGGGGTGATCCGGCCTGGAGAGACCCTCATGGAGATCGTGCCGGAAAACGAACCCTTGATCCTCGACTGCAAAATCCCCACCCAGGACATCACCCACGTCTATGTCGGCCAGCCTGCCGAGGTGCAGCTCGTGGCCTTCAAATCCCGCACCACGCCCATGATCCCAGGCAAGGTGGTCTACGTGTCCGCCGACCGGGTGCTCTCCCGCACCCCGCATGGCGACATGCCCACCTACGTGGTGCACGTGGAGGTGGATCGGGCAGAGCTCGACAAGCACAACCTCTACCTCTCCCCGGGCATGCCCGTGGCCGCCTTCCTCACCACCAAGGAACGCACGGTCCTTGCCTATTTCATCGATCCACTCCTGGAGAATCTGCGTCATGCCATGCGGGAAAACTAA
- a CDS encoding type I secretion system permease/ATPase, which translates to MKRFLALWRQYFIFGAIFSFFLNLLALTFPLYMLSLFDHVLQSRSVPTLVAVSIAAVLALITQGALEFIRSRLLVRASIAIDDTLSPDVLRTMIKQAAAPGSDQYAVGLRDVNTIRNFLTGTSIFAIFDMPWSPIYLALVFVLHPLLGWVGLSVAAVSIVLSILSDKVSRKPIEQANSIANAAQRLIGTAVQNSHAIQSMGMLPGVAEQWHKMNRLVVALQTRASKRAGLLQTLVKMLRQSIQMAMYGLGAYLAITNQATAGVMFASSILMGKGLGPLDILISSLKNFIEARDAYHRLDKLFSAPPEPERMELPEPKGEVRAEAVSLAVGGRTLLHNVSFALAPGESMGLIGPSAAGKSTLAKVLLGIWPPSLGKVRLDGADIASWDAERLGPHLGYLPQDVELFAGTIADNIARLGPKDPDKIIAAAQKAGIHEMVLRMPKGYDTPIGPGGVTLSGGQRQRIGLARAMYGNPKFIILDEPNASLDEEGEQALLRALAQLKEQGSTVILITHKASLLANVDKVLFLRDGQLLIFGPRDAVFQKLAEANMVRVQRVQ; encoded by the coding sequence ATGAAACGGTTCCTTGCCTTGTGGCGCCAGTATTTCATCTTTGGGGCCATCTTCAGTTTCTTCTTGAATCTCCTTGCCCTCACCTTTCCCCTGTACATGCTCTCGCTTTTCGACCACGTGCTCCAAAGCCGCAGCGTGCCGACCTTGGTGGCAGTATCCATTGCCGCGGTACTGGCCCTCATCACCCAAGGCGCGCTGGAGTTCATCCGTTCACGCCTCTTGGTGCGGGCGAGTATCGCCATCGACGACACCTTGAGCCCGGATGTGCTGCGCACCATGATCAAGCAAGCCGCGGCCCCGGGAAGCGACCAATATGCCGTGGGGCTGCGCGATGTGAACACCATCCGCAACTTCCTCACGGGCACGAGCATCTTCGCCATCTTCGACATGCCCTGGTCGCCCATCTACCTCGCCTTGGTGTTCGTGCTCCATCCCCTCCTCGGCTGGGTGGGCCTGAGTGTGGCCGCGGTGTCCATCGTGCTGAGCATCCTCTCGGACAAAGTGAGCCGTAAGCCCATCGAACAGGCCAATTCCATCGCCAACGCCGCCCAGCGTCTCATCGGCACGGCGGTGCAAAACTCCCATGCCATCCAGTCCATGGGCATGCTCCCTGGCGTGGCCGAGCAATGGCACAAAATGAACCGCCTGGTGGTGGCCCTGCAAACCCGGGCGAGCAAACGCGCCGGATTGCTGCAAACCCTCGTCAAGATGCTGCGCCAATCCATCCAAATGGCCATGTACGGCCTGGGCGCCTATCTTGCCATCACCAATCAGGCCACTGCCGGGGTGATGTTCGCCTCCTCCATCCTCATGGGCAAGGGCTTGGGGCCGCTCGACATCCTCATCAGCTCCCTCAAAAACTTCATCGAGGCCCGAGATGCCTACCACCGCCTGGACAAGCTCTTCTCCGCCCCGCCGGAGCCCGAGCGCATGGAGCTGCCGGAACCCAAAGGCGAAGTGCGGGCCGAAGCCGTCTCCCTGGCCGTAGGGGGCCGCACGCTGCTCCATAACGTCAGCTTTGCCTTGGCCCCTGGAGAATCCATGGGGCTCATCGGCCCCAGCGCGGCCGGCAAATCCACCTTGGCCAAGGTGCTCCTCGGCATTTGGCCGCCCTCTTTGGGCAAGGTGCGGCTGGACGGCGCGGATATCGCCAGCTGGGACGCCGAACGCCTCGGCCCCCACCTGGGTTACCTTCCCCAGGACGTGGAACTCTTTGCCGGGACCATTGCCGACAATATCGCCCGCCTCGGGCCCAAGGACCCGGACAAGATCATCGCCGCAGCCCAAAAGGCCGGCATCCACGAGATGGTGCTGCGCATGCCCAAAGGCTATGACACCCCCATCGGCCCCGGCGGCGTGACCCTCTCGGGAGGCCAACGCCAACGCATCGGCCTTGCCCGCGCCATGTATGGCAATCCCAAGTTCATCATCCTCGACGAACCCAATGCCAGCCTGGACGAAGAAGGCGAACAGGCATTGCTGCGGGCCCTCGCCCAGCTCAAGGAGCAGGGGAGCACCGTGATCCTCATCACCCACAAGGCAAGTCTCCTGGCCAACGTGGATAAGGTGCTTTTCCTGCGCGACGGACAACTCTTGATCTTCGGCCCGCGGGATGCCGTGTTCCAGAAACTGGCCGAGGCCAACATGGTGCGCGTGCAGCGCGTGCAATAG
- the murB gene encoding UDP-N-acetylmuramate dehydrogenase: MRHFSAANLKCLCTYRIGGTAEVFEPETIDEFVETASRLRREGRPFWVLGGGANTLFGDAHLPFPLLSTRGLQRWEVRGTEVVAEAGVWLDRLVAATVRRGLGGLEKLSGIPGSVGGAVVMNAGAYGAEVSDCLESVTVLTPDGAVRTMPRAACGFGYRAASGLAGAIVLAARWRLVPGDPATLQGQRRQILTRRKHSQPLEFPSAGSVFKRPPGDFASRLVDAAGLKGARVGGAQVSPKHAGFIVNIGGASCADVLALMEICRTTVAERFGVHLELEQRLCTESQLF; the protein is encoded by the coding sequence ATGCGCCATTTTTCCGCAGCCAATCTCAAGTGCCTGTGTACCTACCGCATCGGCGGCACCGCCGAAGTGTTCGAGCCCGAGACCATCGACGAGTTCGTGGAAACCGCCTCCCGCTTGCGCCGGGAGGGCCGGCCCTTTTGGGTGCTGGGCGGCGGGGCCAATACCCTTTTTGGCGACGCTCACCTGCCCTTCCCCCTGCTTTCCACCCGGGGATTGCAGCGCTGGGAGGTCCGCGGCACGGAGGTGGTGGCCGAAGCCGGGGTATGGCTGGACCGGTTGGTAGCGGCCACGGTGCGCCGCGGGCTTGGCGGCCTGGAAAAACTCTCGGGGATCCCCGGCAGCGTCGGCGGGGCCGTGGTCATGAATGCCGGGGCCTACGGCGCGGAAGTGAGCGACTGCCTGGAATCCGTCACCGTGCTCACCCCAGACGGCGCCGTACGCACCATGCCACGCGCCGCCTGTGGCTTTGGCTACCGCGCCGCGAGCGGACTTGCAGGCGCCATCGTGCTGGCGGCGCGCTGGCGCCTGGTGCCGGGCGATCCCGCCACGCTCCAGGGCCAGCGCCGTCAGATCCTTACCCGCCGCAAGCACAGCCAGCCTCTGGAATTTCCCTCCGCCGGCAGTGTCTTCAAACGCCCGCCCGGAGACTTTGCCTCGCGCCTGGTGGACGCTGCCGGCCTCAAAGGGGCGCGGGTGGGTGGCGCGCAAGTCTCGCCCAAGCACGCGGGATTCATTGTCAATATCGGTGGCGCCAGTTGCGCCGACGTCCTCGCCCTCATGGAGATCTGCCGCACCACTGTCGCCGAGCGCTTTGGCGTGCACCTGGAGCTCGAACAGCGACTCTGCACCGAGAGCCAGCTTTTTTAA
- a CDS encoding Rrf2 family transcriptional regulator — MRISARTRYATRILLDLAEHAVNAPSPVSDVADRTGISPQFIEQIMKALRRCGLVVSRRGVAGGYALAADPASISLGTIVRCTEEFQDLAPCVDESERCHRAQGCRTRQAWQRVSQVLFAELDAISLQELLSGEVQRCAGATGPLDGDGEETA, encoded by the coding sequence ATGCGTATTTCTGCCCGTACTCGGTATGCCACTCGGATTTTGCTGGATTTAGCGGAACATGCCGTCAATGCGCCTTCTCCGGTGTCGGATGTGGCGGATCGCACGGGGATCAGTCCCCAATTCATTGAACAGATTATGAAGGCGTTGCGCCGCTGCGGCTTGGTGGTGAGCCGGCGCGGGGTGGCGGGCGGCTACGCCTTGGCGGCGGATCCGGCATCCATCTCCCTCGGGACCATCGTGCGCTGCACGGAAGAATTCCAGGACCTCGCCCCGTGCGTGGACGAATCCGAGCGCTGCCACCGCGCTCAAGGCTGCCGGACGCGGCAGGCGTGGCAGCGGGTCTCTCAGGTGCTTTTTGCGGAACTGGACGCCATCTCGCTCCAGGAATTGCTCTCGGGGGAGGTGCAGCGATGCGCTGGGGCCACAGGTCCTCTGGATGGCGACGGCGAGGAAACTGCATGA
- the argJ gene encoding bifunctional glutamate N-acetyltransferase/amino-acid acetyltransferase ArgJ — MTELPQGFRLGAAACGFRRPDRLDLAVVVADAPAVAAGVFTTNRFQAAPVCIAREHLAANPQGIRAILVNSGQANACTGEEGLRRCRATLDLLAAAGIAPHEVLPASTGVIGEQLPLERWPAGVAMALERLGQVPLVDAARAIMTTDTFPKVATAGITVEGRSIRLAGMAKGAGMICPQMATMLGFILCDAQVEPAWWQAALRRAVDASFNAITVDGDTSTNDCVLALASGASGPLSERALPELEAALLDVCQELAFQIVQDAEGGTKVLRIRVFGAADPADAQRVARAVGNSPLVKTALYGRDPNWGRIVAAVGRSGAQFEAHRVRVDLAGHTVFAAGLPVPADWDGLLASALRRDEVTIDIHLGAGEAGCELLASDLTEEYIRINARYRT; from the coding sequence GTGACCGAACTTCCTCAGGGATTTCGGCTGGGGGCTGCGGCGTGCGGCTTCCGGCGACCGGATCGTTTGGATCTTGCGGTAGTCGTGGCGGACGCCCCGGCGGTTGCCGCAGGGGTCTTTACCACCAATCGGTTTCAGGCCGCCCCGGTGTGTATCGCCCGGGAACACCTGGCGGCCAATCCCCAGGGCATCCGGGCCATCCTCGTCAATTCGGGACAGGCCAATGCCTGCACGGGTGAAGAGGGCTTGCGCCGCTGCCGCGCCACCCTGGACCTTTTGGCCGCTGCCGGCATCGCCCCCCACGAGGTCTTGCCCGCCTCCACGGGGGTCATCGGCGAGCAGCTGCCGCTGGAGCGTTGGCCCGCCGGGGTGGCCATGGCCTTGGAGCGTCTTGGCCAGGTGCCCTTGGTGGACGCTGCCCGGGCCATCATGACCACGGATACCTTTCCCAAGGTGGCCACGGCCGGGATCACCGTGGAGGGCCGCAGCATCCGCCTGGCGGGCATGGCCAAGGGCGCGGGGATGATCTGCCCGCAAATGGCCACCATGCTGGGGTTCATCCTCTGTGACGCTCAAGTGGAGCCCGCCTGGTGGCAGGCTGCCCTGCGCCGGGCGGTGGACGCGAGTTTCAACGCCATCACCGTGGATGGCGATACGAGCACCAATGACTGTGTGCTGGCCTTGGCGAGCGGCGCCAGCGGCCCGCTGTCGGAGCGCGCCTTGCCGGAACTCGAGGCCGCTTTGCTGGACGTATGCCAGGAGCTGGCCTTCCAGATCGTGCAGGACGCCGAAGGCGGCACCAAGGTGCTGCGCATCCGGGTCTTTGGGGCGGCAGACCCCGCGGACGCCCAGCGTGTCGCCCGGGCGGTGGGGAATTCCCCTTTGGTGAAGACCGCCCTCTACGGCCGTGACCCCAATTGGGGGCGCATCGTGGCTGCGGTGGGCCGCAGCGGCGCCCAATTTGAGGCCCACCGCGTGCGCGTGGACTTGGCGGGACACACCGTCTTTGCCGCAGGGCTGCCGGTGCCTGCGGATTGGGATGGGCTTTTGGCTTCGGCCCTGCGGCGCGACGAGGTGACTATCGACATCCATTTGGGGGCAGGGGAGGCCGGTTGCGAGCTTTTGGCCTCTGACCTGACCGAGGAGTATATTCGGATCAATGCGCGCTACCGAACCTGA
- a CDS encoding HD domain-containing protein → MRATEPEATGRVVSSWDRLADFIFELGMLRKTPRTGYQFLGSGAENVAEHSFRTAMIGMLLARQAGADVGRTVLLCLFHDVHEARVGDFNYVNRLYNTTDAEAALRDALAGTGLEAEGLGLWRELDAAVTLEARLAHDADQLDFIANLKEEQDRGNPYAEKWLSHAIPRLRTEVGRAMAQAIVAADHTRWWFAGPDASWWRRGNGRH, encoded by the coding sequence ATGCGCGCTACCGAACCTGAAGCCACGGGCCGGGTGGTTTCCTCCTGGGACCGTTTGGCGGATTTCATCTTCGAGCTGGGCATGCTGCGCAAGACGCCGCGCACCGGCTATCAGTTTTTGGGCTCCGGCGCGGAGAACGTGGCGGAGCACTCCTTCCGCACCGCCATGATCGGCATGCTCCTTGCCCGGCAGGCGGGCGCGGACGTGGGCCGCACGGTGCTGCTTTGCCTGTTCCACGACGTGCACGAGGCGCGGGTGGGGGATTTCAACTACGTCAACCGTCTCTACAACACCACGGATGCCGAAGCCGCCTTGCGGGACGCCCTTGCCGGCACCGGGCTGGAGGCGGAAGGCCTCGGCCTGTGGCGGGAACTGGACGCCGCCGTCACCCTCGAGGCGCGTCTGGCCCACGATGCGGACCAGCTCGATTTCATCGCCAATCTCAAAGAGGAGCAGGACCGGGGCAACCCCTACGCGGAGAAGTGGCTCTCCCACGCCATCCCCCGGCTGCGCACCGAAGTGGGCCGGGCCATGGCGCAGGCCATTGTGGCCGCGGATCACACCCGCTGGTGGTTTGCCGGTCCGGACGCCTCCTGGTGGCGCCGGGGCAATGGCCGGCACTAG
- a CDS encoding metallophosphoesterase family protein, whose product MRIAVLSDTHLMEPDAALLTVFRRYLEPADMVLHLGDAVGEAVWAMLNAHPCFAAVAGNCDHPALQASLPRLRRVEAAGWVLGMAHGWGPRSQVGATVAAQFPDAAIVLYGHTHKRHWERLPDGRWLLNPGSLLWPRDDGPGGLAIVHLGAGDPQVQWVDVR is encoded by the coding sequence ATGCGTATCGCAGTGCTGTCGGACACCCATCTGATGGAGCCGGATGCCGCGCTGCTTACGGTATTCCGCCGCTATCTGGAGCCTGCGGACATGGTGCTCCATTTGGGCGACGCCGTGGGCGAGGCCGTGTGGGCCATGCTGAACGCCCATCCCTGCTTTGCGGCCGTGGCTGGCAATTGTGATCATCCGGCGCTGCAGGCGAGTCTGCCGCGCCTGCGGCGGGTGGAGGCCGCGGGATGGGTGCTGGGCATGGCCCACGGCTGGGGGCCGCGCTCCCAAGTAGGCGCGACCGTAGCCGCGCAATTTCCCGACGCCGCCATCGTCCTCTATGGGCACACCCACAAGCGCCATTGGGAGCGCCTGCCCGATGGCCGCTGGCTCCTCAACCCGGGGTCGCTCCTGTGGCCACGGGACGACGGCCCGGGCGGGCTCGCCATCGTCCATCTCGGCGCGGGAGATCCGCAGGTGCAGTGGGTGGATGTGCGCTGA